The sequence ttttttttgaaagaaacttATTTGGAACTTGGAAGGTCTTTTCGCTCGTTAGGAAAGCGCGCCCGCTTCCATCCCAGAAAAATTTCCACGAAGGCCACGACCCGCGTCGCGCGCGCCCGTTTCCATCCCAGAAATTTTTCCTGTATAAATAAATAACACCCACACGAAGTCCACGACCCGCGTCGCGTGGGACCCTTCCAGAAGCAGAGCCCTTCctgtagtcgtcgtcgtcgtcgtcgtcgtcgtctcctcttCGCGTTGGGTTTGATTCCTCTTCTTCTCGTCTCCCGCAGCGGCGGCCGTCGATCGGAATGGcgagccgaggaggaggccagCACCAgcgccaccagcagcagcagcagcagcccggCGGGtacggacgcggcggcggcggcggcggccgcgggcgcggcCGGGACGGGGCGCCGTACTCGGGTGGTCGTGGGCGCGGTCAGGACGGGTCGTACCCTGGCGGCCGCGGTGGGGGctatggcggtggtggtggtggaggtgggccGCCGTACtatggcggaggaggtggtggtggtggaggaggaggaggccaaggGCGTGGGTACTATGATGATGGCGGCGATGGCCGCGGGTACCAGCGGGGCatggagggaggcggaggccgtgGAGGTTATCGCGGGGACGGCGATGGTGGCTACggacgaggcggtggcggttATCACGGGGACGGTGAGCGTGGCTACggccgaggcggtggcggtggcggtggaggcggcggcggctatcGTGGGGATGACGAGGGTCGTAGCAGCTACGGCCGAgcccgtggcggtggcggtggcggctatcATGGGGACGGCGAGGCTGGATACGGCCGTGGACGCGGCGGCAGGGACTAcgatggcggccgcggcggcggaggaagaagaggaggacgcggcggcggtggttcgaGCTACCACCAGCAGCCGCCCCCCGATCTGCCCCAAGCTCCGGagccgcgcctcgccgcgcaATACGCCCGCGAGATCGACATTGCCGCGCTCCGGGCGCAGTTCAAGGGgctgaccaccaccacccccggcgccgcgtcgtcgcaGTTCCCGGCGCGGCCTGGGTtcggcgccgccggagaggaGTGCCTCGTGAAGGCCAACCACTTCTTCGTCGGCCTCAAGAACGACAACTTCCACCACTACGACGTAAGCATCCACACTACTACAGTCCACAGCATCTCCATTCCCATCTCCTCGTCGATCACCTCGTCACCGTTTGTTTTGCAGGTGGCGATCGCGCCGGATCCGGTGCTGAAGGGCTTGTTCCGCACGATCATCTCGAAGCTGGTGACGGAGCGGCGGCACACCGACTTCGGCGGCCGCCTCCCCGCCTACGACGGCCGCGCCAACCTCTacaccgccggcgagctcccgtTCAGGAGCAGGGAGCTCGAGGTGGAGCTGTCCGGCAGCAGGAAGTTCAAGGTGGCCATCCGGCACGTCGCGCCGGTCAGCCTGCAGGACCTGTGGATGGTCATGGCCGGCTGCCCCGCCGGCATCCCGTCGCAGGCGCTGCAGCTGCTCGACATCGTGCTGCGCGACATGGTGCTCGCCGAGCGCAACGACATGGGGTAGAAAGAACTCGATCAGCTGCCTCGATTGAGATCTCTTGAGGATTTCGTAAACTGGGAATTGATGAATTCGTGTAATCGTTTTCGTTTTGAATGTGCAGGTACGTTGCGTTTGGTCGGTCTTACTTCTCACCGGGGCTCGGATCGAGGGAACTCGACAAGGGCATCTTTGCGTGGAAGGGGTTCTACCAGAGTTGCCGGGTCACGCAGCAGGGCCTTTCTCTGAACATAGGTCAGATTTGTGTTTCAGTTTGTTTCTGAACTTGTACTTGATCGAGTTTACCTGCAATTCATGAGAATGATTAGgtgatggcatttttttttgcagacaTGTCTTCGACTGCTTTCATTGAACCTGGTCGGGTGctgaattttgtagaaaaagcTATTGGACGTCGAATCACTAATGCTATTACTGTGGGATATTTTTTGAACAATTATGGGAATGAAGTGTGTAATCCAAATGCTTTCCCCCATGATTTGTTTGCGTGGAGTTGATCTTGACTTGTTTTTCCGTGCTTCGTGAATTTGCAGTTGATGAGGACCCTTAAGGGTGTTAAGGTTGAAGTCACTCACCGAGGAAATCTACGCAAGAAGTACCGCATTGCTGGCTTCACCGAGCAGTCTGCAGATGTTCAGACGTAAGGAGCCTAGCTTACCTTCTCCCTGATCTTAACAGTTTCTGTGTAATGTTGCTATTTGAATTCTCTTGCATAGCTTAAATCTTACCAATTATTTTGTTGGATCCCAAAACTATTAAGGTTCACATCATCTGATGGTATCAAGACTGTCAAGGAGTATTTCAACAAAAAATACAATCTGAAGTTAGCTTTTGGTTATCTTCCATGCCTGCAAGTTGGCAGCAAGGAGAGACCGAATTACCTGCCCATGGAGGTTCGTGCATATACTTCACATTTAACTGAAATGTTCGATTCTTTTCTACATCCTCTGCCTTTACACATGCTAATTCTTTGTGTTGAAATTTGATTTGGATTTCAGCTTTGCAATATAGTTCCTGGACAACGATACAAGAACCGGCTCAGTCCGACACAGGTTTCCAATCTGATTAACATAACCAACGATCGTCCTTGTGACCGTGAGAGCTCCATTCGTCAGGTTCCTGCTTATGCTTATTTTCTGTGATATTTTGTCAGGTTTTTACTGTGTGGGTAAATACGTTTTTTATTTCTCTCTAACccatctttcctttttcttagaCTGTTAGCAGCAACCAGTATAACAGTACGGAACGCGCAGATGAGTTTGGCATAGAAGTTGACTCTTATCCTACTACTTTAAAGGCTAGAGTTTTGAAAGCTCCAATGGTAATCctacttatttttttctcatcagtATCTCCTTTTGTTTTTCAGTTTTTCCGTACTTCTGTCCTTACATTTGTGAGTAATGTTGTAGCTGAAGTACCATGATTCTGGAAGGGTGAGAGTATGCACGCCAGAGGATGGGGCGTGGAACATGAAAGACAGGGTACATCATGTTGAACTGAAACATTTCTTAAACTTTTTCTATAATGTTTTGTAAATTTATTACTATATCACAGAAAATGGTTAGTTTTAGTGATGGGGTTATTGTTCTTCATCTCTCTAGTTTTCAAATAAAAGTATTGATGACTATTACTGTTCCATTTTGACACCTAACAACTCTTAAATTATTAAACTGATGAACTACCGAAGTTTCATGCCTATATGTCTAAGATACAATACACTTCGATAATACTACTATAGcataagttttcttttttctaaaagagaTGAGTGGTCTCGATGACAACTATTTAcaaatggatggagtacctgTTTATTGTCTATAGTTGAGTGTTGATATGTTGCCAGACAAGCTACAGTTGGTTCAGAGTCTTGGTTCCCTCAAACTTCTTATTTGCTTAAACAAAATCTGTAGAGCTCTTGTGGATTGTTCCCAAAAAGAGAAACTGGTTGGAAGATCCTGGTCTACCAACCCTGTGCAATATTTTGAAGTTTGCGCAAATAGTTTTAGGAACTGATTTCTTTTTAGGTTGTATGCTCTGTCTATTCCATTTACCCCCTTCTATATTCTTGTCTTCTCTCCACACTGTTTGAACAATTCTTTTGATGCGCAGAAAGTAGTTAACGGTGCTATAATTAAAAGCTGGGCATGTGTCAACTTGTGCGAGGGTTTGGATAATCGTGTTGTTGAAGCATTCTGCCTTCAATTGGTCAGAACGTCCAAAATAACTGGACTGGTAATTTAGCTTTTCATCATCCTCTTTTTGCTGTTTTGATCATTTTATTTGATGTACTCTTAGCTAATTTTTTACTTTGATTTCAGGACTTTGCGAATGTGAGCCTTCCAATATTGAAAGCTGATCCTCATAATGTTAAAACTGATCTTCCTATGCGCTATCAGGAAGCATGCAGCTGGTCGAGGGATAACAAGATTGACCTCCTACTTGTTGTAATGACAGATGATAAAAATAATGCCAGCTTATATGGTAACTAGCATCCAAATTCGCTCTAATGTGTGGAATAATATTATTCATTAATGTCTCTTTATAGGTTAGAGTTATATTGGCTATTCAATATAGTATCTTCTTCTACCATGCATCTACTCTGTTATAATTTTAGCCCCAACAAAGTTCTTAAAATCTCTCTGATTaacttgatgttttttttttgctttttttaaagGAATATGCAAGCCCAGTTTAACAAAATTAGAATTCGAATagcaaatatatatttcttgtcTTGAAGAAAATTCTCACTTGTGCCATGCCTGATGACACTTATAACCACAGGTGACGTTAAAAGAATCTGTGAAACAGAAATCGGTGTATTGTCACAGTGTTGTCGAGCGAAGCAAGTCTACAAGGAGAGGAATGTTCAGTACTGCGCAAATGTTGCTATTAAGATCAATGCCAAGGTAAACTTGATCACCTCCCAGAATCTTTGTTTCGCAAAGCTTATTGAACCACAAGATTCAAGATGTAATATATATTCACCATGTCTGCAGGCTGGAGGAAGGAACTCGGTATTTCTTAATGTAGAAGCAAGTTTACCGGTTGTTTCAAAGAGCCCAACTATTATATTTGGTGCTGATGTTACCCATCCTGGGTCCTTTGATGAAAGTACCCCTTCCATTGCTTCggtaagatatatatatttctttctaTCAGAAAATATAATTGCATCTATTACTGTAACAGCTTTCATCTGACGGGGTTCCATTTAGGTTGTTGCCTCCGCAGACTGGCCTGAGGTGACCAAGTATAATTCTGTTGTTCGTATGCAAGCTTCTCGTAAGGAGATTATACAAGATCTTGATAGCATTGTTAGGTGAGATCTCATGCTGCTCAGCTAACTTCTAGAATTGCATGCCAGTGTGCCACCATTTGGCAGTtctttaatttctaaaatataaaattgcaGGGAACTTCTCAATGCATTCAAAAGGGACTCCAAGATGGAGCCGAAGCAGCTCATTTTCTACAGGTTCATATTCtccatgtttgttttttttttcttaattgtacgTGCTCCTTTGTTGATCATACCGAGACACTGATAATTGTCCTGTTTCATCATCAGGGACGGCGTAAGCGAGGGTCAGTTCCAGCAAGTTGTAGAGAGCGAAATACCGGAGATAGAAAAGGTAtaagcaatttttttcttttcctggttacgactcTCCATGGTTGTAATCTTGTacttttttcctgctctatcaatagaacttcgcaccgtctcgtgtgAGTCGTTCAAAAAATTTGATGACTGAACAGTGCAAAACGTTTTGACCATCtggttaaaaaatatttgttatcgTAGTTCACTGTTTCTTCAGGCTTGGAAGTCTCTGTATGCTGGCAAGCCACGAATTACCTTCATAGTGGTGCAGAAGAGGCATCATACAAGGCTGTTCCCCAACAATTACAATGATCCACGCGGCATGGATGGGACTGGAAATGTTCGTCCAGGTTGAAAATCGATGGCCTCTCCCGTAAACGTTGTTTAATTACCCTGTTTGGTCAATTGCCTAACtcgtttttcttcttctgtaaATAAATTCCAGGCACAGTAGTTGATAGAGTGATCTGTCACCCTCGAGAGTTTGATTTCTTCCTGTGCAGCCATGCCGGGATCAAAGTAAGATGCCTATTGCCTATAGCACGCTGCAGAGTACAAATGAGTGAACTGTCCTCTAGTCTAATTACTTAATACAAGAGGGTGCCCTAACGATGTTTAAATTGTAACATTGCAGGGGACAAGCCGTCCTAGCCATTACCATGTGCTGCGCGACGACAACAACTTCACCGCAGATCAGCTTCAGTCTGTCACAAACAACCTGTGCTACATGTAATTGTGCTCTGCTCTTCTTTGCCGTGATTGCTGATGTCTGCATTTTGCACTCGCGCGGTTGAATGATGACTTCTTTTTTTGCTGTTTACTCGACAGATATACAAGCTGCACTCGCTCGGTGTCCATTCGTAAGTCACTTCTCTCTTAGCTATGAGCTCTGTTTTATCACAGAAGAGTATTCAAATAAGCTTTTCTCCTAAAAAACCATGAATGTCTGCATTTTTGATTCTTTTCTCCTAAAAGTCCATTGTGCTGCAAAGAACTTGAAGTTTTTGTACAGTCATAAGTCGAGTGAAATTCTATCAAACTCAAGGGTAGTTAAATAAATGATAGAACTATTGGGCTTTCCAAAGAACATGAAGAGGGATTTAGGAATGCATGAATGGaactagagatttttttttaagatagtcGATAAAGTCCGGCCTTTACTACTGCTACAACTATCTCAATTTGTCATGCTGTTCTGTCTTAACATTGTCTTGTTTGCTGTTGCAGCACCTCCTGTTTACTACGCTCATAAGCTCGCATTCCGCGCTCGTTTCTACCTCACCCAAGTTCCCGTCGCCGGTGGAGATCCAGGTGCTGCTAAGTTCCAGTGGGTACTTCCAGAGATTAAGGAAGAGGTGAAAAAGTCCATGTTCTTTTGCTAGTCGTCCTTGTGCCCCCCTGAAACTGAAGCCTGGAGCCAGCCGGCAAGCTCTGGAAATGCTCTGAATAATCAAACTTGGAAGAATAAGCACCTGCCCAGGTTGCCATTCGTTTCCATGTGGCATGGAGGATGGCATCCTGAAAAGGATATTGTCATGTTTGTGTGGTTTTTAAACGACATTGAAGTTTATCTCCGGTGTTACTATCTCAGCACTttggatgttttattttgttatgtcTGAAGATATAGACACAAAACTTCATTTTTGTTTCTGTTTCTGGTGATTCTGCTTGCCGTTTATTTTTCTGGATATGCAAGCTAATTTATGCGTACcacaaaattgttttttaaaaaaatataaaacctcAATTTGTATTTAACCATCTAACCTTGGCACCTCGATTGTGTTTAgtataaataatttctaaaatttaaattctttaGCCATATGGAGAGACCTAATAACAGGCAGCAATATGGTCAAGATGGACTCTTGTAGAGTTGTCTGTTGTGAAGACAAAGGGCTCCACCAACGTCATTTCCATTTATTTTCCCCTTCTTCAGTTAGCAAGAAAGTGGCAGTGACAGCTAAAGAGAAAAAGCCTGCTTGTATAATTCAACCGTTTGCTGCCTTGGAGTCAATTATCACTTCAATCTCCTGCCTTTTCTCTTTGATTTTTCCTTAGATTTTGTCTCTCTTTAAGAAAGGAATGCTGGGCCTATCTTTCACTTTGGCCACGTTTGTCTTCTTGGGGTGAGCTAGTATAGCAGCTCCAATttaagcccttttcttttcaatttttagcAGTAACATAGCTACTGTAATGAATGACCAATTCTTAGCAGTAGCATAGCATTTTAAATATAACATCTAACAAAGGTGAAACGATATAATCGTGCCTGTAAAGAACATTGAGATAGATGAATGAAGATAGCTTAGGTTGAactacatgcatgcacacaAATACACGATAGTGTTTAAGGGGAAGGGGCCGGTTTTCCCAATCCGCTGTTAACATGTGGTAACTACGATAACTATGGCAAACtgtataaaatttatcaaaattttaaattatttttaaaatttatttgaatataAGGAGGTTACCGTGGTTTTTCTTTTACCGTACCTGTACCCTTTCAGTAAGTGCGGTAACCATGCGGTTACCAATGGTTTGGGAAACAAGATGAATTTTCTAGCTGGTTAATTTGATATTGATTTGTCTTCGAAAGTGATATGTGTTTAACTTGAAATCCATTTTAGAAATTTGATTCTGTTTGAGATGAAAGGAGTTTTGAGCACCACTGTACCATGGCACAATTTCTGTAACTGAAACTCTGCCGGCAGAGGTCATTACATTCAAGGTCTAATTATCTATCGGTAAAGGCTTCCCCCGACCATTGTCCGACAGAACTTGTGGGGTCATGGTGTCATGTAGTACTCCTCATGGTTAGGGCATGCAGCTTGAAATAAGTGCTAAGtacggtcgatcgatcgattaatGCAGTTGCATAAATCAGGACATACACATCCACGAAGGCTCTACATATTGAGTGTTATGTTTGGTGTACACAAAAATGTCATTGTACCGTGGAAACTGTATTACGATCaaaccttttcttttaaaaaaaatcat is a genomic window of Oryza glaberrima chromosome 7, OglaRS2, whole genome shotgun sequence containing:
- the LOC127778680 gene encoding protein argonaute 18, giving the protein MASRGGGQHQRHQQQQQQPGGYGRGGGGGGRGRGRDGAPYSGGRGRGQDGSYPGGRGGGYGGGGGGGGPPYYGGGGGGGGGGGGQGRGYYDDGGDGRGYQRGMEGGGGRGGYRGDGDGGYGRGGGGYHGDGERGYGRGGGGGGGGGGGYRGDDEGRSSYGRARGGGGGGYHGDGEAGYGRGRGGRDYDGGRGGGGRRGGRGGGGSSYHQQPPPDLPQAPEPRLAAQYAREIDIAALRAQFKGLTTTTPGAASSQFPARPGFGAAGEECLVKANHFFVGLKNDNFHHYDVAIAPDPVLKGLFRTIISKLVTERRHTDFGGRLPAYDGRANLYTAGELPFRSRELEVELSGSRKFKVAIRHVAPVSLQDLWMVMAGCPAGIPSQALQLLDIVLRDMVLAERNDMGYVAFGRSYFSPGLGSRELDKGIFAWKGFYQSCRVTQQGLSLNIDMSSTAFIEPGRVLNFVEKAIGRRITNAITVGYFLNNYGNELMRTLKGVKVEVTHRGNLRKKYRIAGFTEQSADVQTFTSSDGIKTVKEYFNKKYNLKLAFGYLPCLQVGSKERPNYLPMELCNIVPGQRYKNRLSPTQVSNLINITNDRPCDRESSIRQTVSSNQYNSTERADEFGIEVDSYPTTLKARVLKAPMLKYHDSGRVRVCTPEDGAWNMKDRKVVNGAIIKSWACVNLCEGLDNRVVEAFCLQLVRTSKITGLDFANVSLPILKADPHNVKTDLPMRYQEACSWSRDNKIDLLLVVMTDDKNNASLYGDVKRICETEIGVLSQCCRAKQVYKERNVQYCANVAIKINAKAGGRNSVFLNVEASLPVVSKSPTIIFGADVTHPGSFDESTPSIASVVASADWPEVTKYNSVVRMQASRKEIIQDLDSIVRELLNAFKRDSKMEPKQLIFYRDGVSEGQFQQVVESEIPEIEKAWKSLYAGKPRITFIVVQKRHHTRLFPNNYNDPRGMDGTGNVRPGTVVDRVICHPREFDFFLCSHAGIKGTSRPSHYHVLRDDNNFTADQLQSVTNNLCYIYTSCTRSVSIPPPVYYAHKLAFRARFYLTQVPVAGGDPGAAKFQWVLPEIKEEVKKSMFFC